In Patescibacteria group bacterium, a single window of DNA contains:
- a CDS encoding helix-turn-helix transcriptional regulator, which yields MATITERFGSKVRKLREQKNMSQLELAQKSGLDLTTINEIEMGNRSPMLKTIWKISNALQVKLSSLFEL from the coding sequence ATGGCTACGATTACAGAGAGATTTGGAAGTAAAGTTAGAAAACTTCGTGAACAAAAGAATATGTCACAACTTGAACTCGCTCAAAAGTCTGGCCTTGATCTAACTACAATTAACGAAATTGAAATGGGTAACAGAAGCCCGATGTTAAAAACAATCTGGAAAATATCAAATGCATTACAAGTAAAACTAAGCAGTTTGTTTGAGTTGTAA
- a CDS encoding DUF5659 domain-containing protein: MNENKNFKSANFYLSCFLIAKDLELLDIEKNNTRNRRSQFVFSDTAKLRKLVRNFNFSKNQNSEVLVDARVLISAIKTLKDKLYQES; encoded by the coding sequence ATGAATGAGAATAAAAATTTCAAAAGTGCCAATTTTTATTTATCTTGTTTTTTGATTGCAAAAGACTTGGAGCTTTTGGACATTGAAAAAAACAATACACGAAATCGTCGTTCGCAATTTGTTTTTTCTGATACAGCAAAACTTCGTAAGTTGGTTCGAAATTTCAATTTTTCAAAAAATCAAAACTCTGAAGTACTCGTAGATGCTCGAGTTCTTATTTCGGCAATCAAGACACTAAAAGACAAATTATATCAAGAATCTTAG
- a CDS encoding helix-turn-helix domain-containing protein, producing the protein MSIYSKPKSDFTLIPNWVIRNRKIPDCVFRVYVDIKSYAYGHHKAFPSQQRLANDLGKRRETINHHTTWLEKHKFILKRRRGYSQTNIYDFCDETITFSKDKGDKNIIRTVTNSLYQLLETSNSKNTNKNTKNNEGLELLRKRVNDLNLRSLSTSGGRI; encoded by the coding sequence ATGAGTATATATTCTAAGCCAAAAAGCGATTTCACTCTAATACCAAATTGGGTAATAAGAAATAGAAAAATACCTGATTGCGTATTTCGAGTTTATGTTGACATAAAGTCTTATGCATATGGTCACCACAAAGCGTTCCCTTCGCAACAAAGGTTGGCCAACGATTTAGGTAAAAGAAGAGAAACTATAAATCACCATACCACATGGTTAGAAAAACATAAATTTATACTCAAGCGAAGAAGAGGCTATTCTCAAACAAATATTTACGACTTTTGTGATGAAACTATCACATTTAGCAAAGATAAAGGTGATAAAAATATCATAAGAACTGTTACAAATTCGTTATATCAGTTGTTAGAAACTTCTAATAGTAAGAATACAAATAAGAATACAAAGAATAATGAAGGTTTGGAACTTTTAAGAAAGAGAGTAAACGACCTTAATCTAAGAAGTTTGTCTACGAGTGGAGGTCGCATATGA
- a CDS encoding VanW family protein — translation MLSSYLLTLALAFANPTPFEAGSTSSAQTTIASHVMPMTDRYAVQSVNTVFKDNILLTLRYMDGEIKSKADIDWNKVESDYHYSFTLQPGQEFAFHDKVAKQYDNGQIVQETNAHFDFDDGFKSDGYLTGDGVCHLASIIDWVAKDANLQVTAPTNHNFANIPDVPKEYGVAIYEGPDGGEMTNLYITNNKNVPVTFKFDYTNNNLTVSVSE, via the coding sequence ATGTTATCAAGTTATTTGCTAACTTTAGCCTTAGCTTTTGCTAATCCGACACCTTTTGAAGCCGGAAGCACTTCTAGTGCCCAAACAACCATTGCAAGCCATGTTATGCCTATGACTGACAGATATGCAGTCCAAAGCGTAAATACTGTATTTAAAGATAACATCTTGCTTACTCTTCGTTATATGGACGGAGAAATTAAATCAAAAGCTGATATTGATTGGAATAAAGTTGAATCTGATTATCATTATTCATTTACTTTACAGCCTGGCCAAGAATTTGCTTTCCATGACAAAGTTGCGAAGCAATATGATAATGGGCAAATTGTTCAGGAAACAAACGCACATTTTGATTTTGATGACGGATTTAAGTCTGATGGATATCTAACTGGAGACGGCGTTTGCCATCTTGCTTCTATTATTGATTGGGTTGCAAAAGACGCCAATCTACAGGTGACCGCGCCAACAAACCATAATTTTGCCAACATTCCTGATGTGCCTAAAGAATACGGAGTTGCTATTTATGAAGGTCCAGATGGAGGGGAAATGACAAATTTGTATATTACAAATAACAAAAATGTTCCTGTAACTTTCAAATTTGATTATACAAATAATAATTTAACCGTGAGCGTCAGTGAATGA
- a CDS encoding 2-phospho-L-lactate transferase CofD family protein: MVDYEQNIVTVGGGSGLPVVNEALLRTAKVDFITAIVTPFDNGGSTRMDRLDSYGTQIGYADAIRVLFSLIDPEQLDPNKVATLKRWFTQRDEKDRVPARGIVHNSFTADNGISQIERDFCSLGVNLKGEVLFSSTKSSQIVFTTEDNDYFEGEDMLDIRSTTPDTVRNMKLKPEIDAFPKAIEAIKKAKLIILSCGSVHGSVLCNFLPTGMKEAMEETAAKVYWVTNLTSTKNETDEATPISMVRLAEKYTGIQISGLIVPQMTREQFNEEHPEVADRYKKRESSHFLGWSEDQLDEAHSAGIEIVKHDAIKIIRINLPEDAYKLIVRHDPVKLAQSLKSIV; encoded by the coding sequence ATGGTTGATTATGAACAAAATATTGTAACAGTTGGAGGAGGAAGTGGTTTGCCTGTTGTCAACGAAGCACTTTTAAGAACAGCAAAAGTTGACTTCATAACTGCAATTGTTACTCCGTTTGACAACGGCGGATCTACTCGCATGGACAGATTAGATTCATATGGAACACAAATTGGTTATGCGGATGCAATTCGAGTATTATTTTCTCTAATTGACCCTGAACAGTTAGATCCAAACAAGGTTGCTACTCTCAAAAGATGGTTTACTCAAAGAGATGAAAAAGATAGAGTACCAGCAAGAGGAATAGTTCACAATTCGTTTACAGCTGATAATGGAATTTCTCAAATTGAAAGAGATTTTTGCAGCCTTGGTGTAAATTTAAAAGGAGAAGTGCTATTTTCCAGTACAAAATCGAGCCAAATTGTGTTTACGACAGAAGACAATGATTATTTTGAAGGAGAGGATATGCTTGATATTCGCTCGACAACACCAGATACCGTTCGAAATATGAAGCTTAAGCCGGAAATTGATGCATTTCCCAAAGCTATTGAGGCTATTAAAAAAGCGAAATTAATAATTCTTTCTTGTGGCTCTGTACATGGCTCAGTTTTGTGTAATTTTTTGCCAACTGGAATGAAAGAAGCAATGGAAGAAACTGCTGCAAAAGTTTATTGGGTTACTAATTTAACAAGTACAAAAAATGAAACAGATGAAGCAACTCCAATTTCAATGGTAAGACTTGCTGAAAAATATACTGGAATTCAAATTTCAGGCCTAATTGTCCCACAAATGACACGTGAACAGTTTAATGAAGAACACCCTGAAGTGGCTGACAGATATAAAAAACGTGAATCCTCTCATTTTTTAGGATGGAGCGAAGACCAACTTGATGAAGCGCATAGTGCTGGTATTGAAATTGTTAAGCATGATGCAATAAAAATCATTAGGATTAATCTTCCCGAAGATGCTTATAAGTTAATAGTTCGCCATGATCCTGTCAAACTTGCGCAATCTTTAAAATCTATAGTTTAA
- a CDS encoding glycoside hydrolase family 18 protein, whose translation MQVFKNLSVIILGLVFGLSLGFLLTNIIQKPSSKNPVSTTVSTSKKTNKEVLGFLPYWLLSSASENYAGKITNLDYFSLTPDTDGSILKFTMPGESEPGYLALTSGKLDPFFDNARQNNIKLSLTIFDGDQDSINELISDPVNHADNLVNDLTPIISQYGFSDLNMDIEGTDTASPSAQLNYQLFIKEIHDQIKSKIPSLTLSDDIIPVDLVRDDHLSVPKNIINYLDYIVVMAYDFHSPSSLVTGPVAPLYGAGSESEFDTQSAINAASKLIDPKNILLGMPFYGYSWETIDNFPRSAVIPTTAFIEDNKDLENLLSNCATCSAQFDNVAQESYLIYKNTDSNTFQQYFYPDMKSVSSKINFIKGNNLGGLAIWALGYENQSGNIFNPIEELLKE comes from the coding sequence ATGCAAGTATTTAAAAATCTTTCAGTAATTATTTTAGGTTTAGTTTTTGGCTTGAGTCTTGGCTTTTTACTAACCAATATAATTCAAAAGCCATCTTCAAAAAATCCAGTTTCTACAACAGTCTCAACTTCAAAAAAAACAAATAAGGAAGTGTTGGGATTTTTGCCTTATTGGTTATTAAGTAGTGCAAGTGAAAATTATGCTGGCAAAATAACCAATTTAGATTATTTTAGTTTGACGCCAGACACAGATGGTTCAATTCTAAAATTCACAATGCCTGGAGAATCAGAGCCTGGATATTTAGCTCTAACTTCCGGCAAATTAGATCCATTTTTTGATAATGCAAGGCAAAATAATATCAAACTCTCTCTAACAATTTTTGACGGAGATCAGGATTCAATCAATGAATTAATTTCTGATCCTGTAAATCACGCAGATAATTTGGTAAATGACCTTACGCCAATTATTTCTCAATACGGTTTCTCGGATCTTAATATGGATATTGAAGGCACGGATACTGCCTCTCCCTCAGCGCAGTTAAATTACCAATTATTTATTAAAGAAATTCACGATCAAATTAAATCCAAAATTCCAAGTCTTACGTTAAGCGACGATATTATTCCTGTTGATTTAGTTCGCGATGATCATCTTTCTGTTCCCAAAAATATCATAAATTATCTTGATTATATTGTTGTCATGGCCTACGACTTTCATTCCCCAAGCTCGTTGGTGACAGGCCCTGTCGCTCCTTTATATGGAGCTGGAAGCGAAAGTGAATTTGATACCCAAAGTGCAATAAATGCTGCAAGTAAATTAATTGACCCTAAAAATATTTTATTAGGAATGCCATTTTATGGATATTCATGGGAAACTATAGATAATTTTCCTCGTTCTGCTGTAATTCCAACCACAGCATTTATAGAAGATAATAAAGATCTGGAAAATTTATTAAGTAATTGTGCAACTTGCAGTGCTCAGTTTGATAATGTTGCTCAGGAAAGTTATTTAATTTATAAAAATACCGATTCAAATACTTTTCAGCAATATTTTTACCCTGATATGAAGAGTGTTAGCTCCAAAATAAACTTTATCAAAGGCAATAATCTGGGGGGGTTAGCAATTTGGGCCTTAGGTTATGAAAATCAAAGTGGAAATATCTTCAATCCTATTGAGGAGTTGCTGAAGGAGTAG